In Zerene cesonia ecotype Mississippi chromosome 18, Zerene_cesonia_1.1, whole genome shotgun sequence, the following are encoded in one genomic region:
- the LOC119833912 gene encoding diuretic hormone class 2 — translation MVRFTCLLAIFLLGALLLATPATCYPRIAGNYFLDDGPYEPEEIMDMLNRLDNYLQLERRVANYKDVISSEKRALDLGLNRGYSGALHAKHMMGVAAANFAGGPGRRRRDAH, via the exons ATGGTCCGATTCACGTGCTTGCTTGCTATCTTCCTTCTTGGCGCTCTCTTGCTGGCGACACCAGCCACATGTTATCCCAGGAT CGCTGGCAACTACTTCCTCGACGACGGCCCGTATGAGCCCGAAGAGATCATGGACATGCTTAACCGTCTAGACAACTACCTCCAACTGGAACGCAGAGTCGCAAA CTACAAAGATGTCATTTCTAG CGAGAAACGTGCCCTGGACCTCGGCCTGAACCGTGGCTACTCTGGCGCCCTGCACGCCAAGCACATGATGGGCGTAGCAGCCGCCAACTTTGCGGGAGGCCCCGGCCGGAGGCGACGCGACGCGCACTAA